The following nucleotide sequence is from Rhodobacter sp. CZR27.
GTTCACCGCGGATGCGGTTGGCACGCTGGCCGATGCCCGCGCGGCGCTCGGGACGGACGATTTCGCGGGGCTCGTGCTCGACATCATGTTGCCGGACGGCTCGGGGCTGACCCTGCTGCGCGAGCTGCGCGCGTCGGGGAGCCGCCTGCCGATCCTGCTGCTGACCGCGCGCGACCGGGTGGCCGACCGGGTTGAGGGGCTGGACGCGGGCGCGGACGACTATCTCGGCAAGCCGTTCGATCTCGACGAGCTGGCGGCGCGACTGCGGGCGATGCTGCGCCGGCAGGACGGGCGGGCCGCCGCGCAGATCAGCTGGAACGGGCTGGTGCTGGACCCCGCGACCTTCGCCGGCCGGCACGATGGCCGCGACCTGCGGTTCTCGCGGCGCGAGGTGGCGCTGTTGCAGGCGCTGCTCGAGCATCCGGGGCGGATCCTGTCCAAGTCGAGCCTGGAAGAGCGGCTTTATGGCTGGCAGGAGGAGGTCGAGAGCAACACCATAGAGGTGCACATCCACAACCTGCGCGCCAAGCTTGGCCGTGGCTTCATCCAGACGGTACGCGGCGCCGGCTATCGCCTGGCGGCCGGCTGATGTCGATCCGCAGCCGGCTGTTCCTGATCCTGATGATCGCCACCAGCCTCGTCTGGCTGTCGGCGGCCGCCCTGATCGGCCAGTCCACGCGCGCCAAGGTAGAGCGCATGCTGGACGCGCGCCTGTCGGAAGCGGCGACGATGGTTGCCTCCCTGATCCCCGACCAGGGGATCGCCGCCGCGCTGGGAGGCCCCCTGGTGCCGCCGCCTGCCGCCGGCTACCATCGGCAGCTCGCCTGTCAGGTCTGGTCGGTCGAGAGCGGCATCCTTGCCCGGTCCGCGGGTGCGCCGGCCGAGGAGATGGCCGGCGCACCCGGGTTCTCGACCGTGGCCCTCGGCGGAGAGACCTGGCGCGTCTTCACGATCGAGACCGCGGGCCTGCGGATCAGCGTGGGCGACAGGACCTCCGCGCGTGACGGGCTGGTCAGGGACGTGGTCATGGGACTGCTGCTGCCGGCCGCCCTTGTCCTTCCGCTGCTTGCCGCGGTCATCTGGCTTGGCCTCGCGCGGGGCCTTGCGCCGCTCCGCCGGCTGGAGGCCGAACTGCACGCCCGATCCCCGGACGAGGTCGACCCGCTGCCCGCCCACCCCGTGCCGGCCGAGATCCGGCCGGTGCGGGACGCGCTGAACGGTCTCTTCGCCCGGCTGCAGCGCGCCCGCGAGGCCGAGCGCGACTTTACCGCCTTCGCCGCGCATGAACTCAAGACGCCGCTGGCGGGCCTTCGCATGCAGGCGCAGATCGCCGCCCGGGCGCCTGACGAGGCGACGCGCGCCCGGGCCCTGTCCGCGATCACCGCGTCGGTGGATCGGACCGACCGGCTGGCCCGGCAACTGCTGGATCTCGCCGCTGTCGAACGCGCCGCCGACCCGGCGGACGGGTTCAGCCCGGCGGGACTGGCGGACGAGGTCCTTGCGGACCTCGCGCCGCTGGCCGAGGCGCAGAAGGTGCGGATCATCCGCCAGTTCGTCCCGGCCCCCCGGCGGCCGCAGGGCGGGTTCCTGTTCCGGGCCGCGCTCCGCAACGTGGTGGAGAATGCGATTCAGGCCTCGCCCGCCGCCGCCGAGGTCACGGTGACCCTGGGCACGGACGGGGAGCAGGTCGTGCTGGCTGTCCGGGATGCCGGTCCCGGCATCGACGAAGCCGAGCGGCCGAAGGTCACGCAGCATTTCTACCGCGGTGCAGGCGCCCGCCCCGGGGGAAGCGGGCTCGGCCTCGTCATCGCCGCCGAGGCCATGGCGCGGCTGGGCGGGGGGCTGACGCTCTGCCCCTCAGACGGGCGGGGCCAGCAGGTCGAACTGACGCTGCCGAACCTGCCGTCGTCGCCACCCGCCGCGGGTCCGACTGTTCGCGCGACGCCGCTGGCCGCAGATCTGCGGATGGGCTAGCCGCGGTCACTTCCGCGGGATGGTCACCGTGAAGGCCCCGCGCAGCTCGCCCACCCTGAAACCGGTGGCCGTATCCTGCGGGTAAAGCGCGCGGATCCGGTCCTGCAACGCGGGATCGACCTCGGGTCCGTGGCAGGTCACGCAGGGTTCCTGCATCGGGATCGCCTTCATGTAGTGGATGCCCGCGTCATCCTCGCGAACCACCTCGAGCGAGGCGGCGGGTTCGCCGGCCTTCAGCCGCTCCTCGAACTGGCGAAGCTGTTCCTCTTCCCACGCATCCGGCGCGTTCGCGGGGTTGCGCGTCCGCAGGGCGGTGCGGCTGATCTCGACGCCGAGGTCCTGCGAGATCTGCGCGGTCAGCGGCAGCGCCTGAAGGTTGCAGGCCTCGACCGCGCCCTGCGGACCGCCGGTGGCCATGGCGTCCTTCAAGGCCTGCTGCAGGGTCTGCTGCAGCTGCTTCGTCGCTTCGCGGGCCTGTGCGACCTCGGGCGTCGCCTCGGCGAGTGCCGGGGGCGCCAGCGGAGCCACCGTCACCAGAAGCGCCCAGCCGCAGCGTCCGATCATCGTTCTGAAAGCTTGCATCATCTTCTCCTTCGACGCGCACCGTCCGCGACACCCCATGCCCGGACAGGACCGTGCGGGCAGAGGCGCGGGTGCGCCTGCTTAGCGTGGGCCGCCGACTTGCAGCGTGACCTAGTCACACGCCGACGGCGCGGCGTCATTCGGGACGGCAGATCTCGTGGCGCCAGATGCCGAGCAGCGTGCGCAGCACGAGGCCCGAAACCACCAGAACCAGCAGCCCGAGAAGCCCCGTGCCGATCATCCGATGGTCTGCCGAAGCGGCCGCCTCGGCATAGGCGAAGCTTGCGATGGTCAGCGCGGCAAGGGGGAAGGACAGCGCCCACCAGGACAGCGCGAACGGCATCCGGGCGAACTTCGGCAGTTGCGTGCCGACGATGAGCGCGAAGACATAGGCGATGCTCAGCAGGATATGGCCGAAGGCGCCAACCTCTCCGGTCAGCTTCAGCCAGGCGACGAACGACACCGCGGGCGGCGCCACGAGGATCATGAGCGTGGGAACCATCCGCCCCGGCAGCGGGTCGTGGAACATCAGCCGGTTCATGACCAGCGTCAGCAGAACGATCCAGAAGACCAGGCCGCCCGAGAAGAAGAGCCAGGCGATCTCGGGGTGGCCGAGGGGCACGCCCGCGATCGGAACGATGACGTTCCCCACCGCCGGGATGAACCAGGCGGGCGTCAGCTGGGCGTGGCTGAACGGCCGGTGGCCGATCCAGGCCGCGATGACCGAGAGTGCCAGCAGCGCCTGCAGGACCGCGCCGGCGATCCACACCTGCCCGGCAAGCGAGGGCGCCTCGTCGAGCAATGCGACCGACAGGAGCAGAAGCGAAATCGGCATCGCCGGAAAGAAGGCGATGCGAACGGGGTGATGCCAGTCGGCCGCGACGGCCGCCGGGTGGAACAGCGCCTTGGCGAGATAGCCCGCGGCCACGAGGCCGAGGAGCGTCAGCGACAGCACCAGCGCCGCCCGCGAGGCCTCGGGCCCTAGGCCGAAGGCGCCTTCGCCGGCCCTGAGCGCCAGCGTCAGGCCCATCATGCCCATGCCCAGGGTGAAGAAGGCGACCGGATAGTGGGCCAGACGCGAATGACCGGCAGTGAGGATGGGTGAGGCTTCCATGGAACGGTCTCTGAGGGTTGGGAGCGCGGCCGGGAAGGGTGTGTTTGGCAACCGGAAGGCCCCCGCCGCCGCGCAGGTCTGTTTTGCCTGTCATAGCCGCCTTTCGCCCGAAGGGATGTGACCACGTCACGCAATCTCGGCCCTTCCTGGTTCCCTTGGTGTCGGCCCCTCCGCGCGACCAGGTCAAGGGCAGACCCGTCCCCCGGCCGGGTTCCGGCAGGGGCTGGTAACGCGGAAACGTGCCGCCTCTTGATCCTGCGCATCGCGCCGGAGATCGGCAGCCCGCAGACTGCGCGCGTCGGAACAGGAGGCGTGTCATGTCCGTCCACTCCACCCCACAGCCGCGGCGGTTCTCCTTCCGTGCGGCTGCAGTCTTTGCCGTGGCCCTGTCGTGTTGTCTGATGCTGGTGTCGGGCCTCGTGCTGATCGCCGCGCCAAGCGGTCGACTCGCCCGCGAGGTCGACTGGACGCTTGTCGGCCTCGACCGCAGCGGCTGGGAGGTCCTCCACCTTGCCGGCTCCGTCCTCTTCGTCGCGGTCGTGCTCTGGCACCTGCTGCTGCATGCGGCGGTGGTGAAGAACCTGCTGTGGAATGCCGCCGCCCACTCGGTCAGCCACCGGCGCGAACTGGCTGTCGCCGCTGCGGCCGTGACGCTGGTGGCGGCGCTCGCCGTTCTGGACCTGCCGCCGGCGTCATGGCTGCGCGCGCTCATGGGCTTCATGCGTCGCGACTTCTGGCAGGACGGCTGAGGCGACGCCCGGCGGGATGCCACGCCCGCCGGACGCAGGAAGATCAGCCGCGCCCGGCAGCGACGGCAGCCTTCACGGCCTCCAGCGCCTCGGGCGTCCAGCCCGGCGCCTCCGTCAGACCGGCCCATGCATCGAGGTAATGCTCGAAGGCGTAGACATGGCCGTGGCCCTTCGGAGGCGTGACCGCCAGCATCAGGTCGAAGGTCAGCTGCAGGAAGGTCACGACCGGAATCCAGACCAGATCGGGCGAGACGTCCGGGCCGAGCGGCGGCTTCATCCACTCGGGCTTCCTCCACAGCGAGGACGGATCGTAGAAGGTGATGGCATCGCTCGGATACTGCAGGAAGACCACCCGGTATGGGCCCCAGGGCGCACGGGCTTCGGCCAGCCGGTTCTGCTGCGTCGTGAACCGGATGACCGAGCCGTCGCGGAATTGCGGCGCCCAGACCGGAGTGTCGGGATTGCGGGCGGCGGCAACGCCTTTCCAGGTGCGGCTGTTGAAGGGCGGCCCGGACCAGAGAGCCCCCGCATAGGGATCGCCGATCACCTGATGCAGGTCATGGCTGAGGTCCGAGTTGAAGGCGCCAAGGCTCAGCCCGTTCAGATAGAGCCGGGGCCGTCGGTCGCGCGGCAGGCTGGTCCAATGGCCGTAGACGGCGGCAAAGACCTCGCGCGCGGTCTCGGCCCCGTAGTCGGGCGCGGCCAGCAGGGCGATCCAGCTGGCCAGGTAGGAATACTGCACCGAGACGCTCGCCACGTCGCCGCGTAGCACGTATTCCATCGCGCGCCGCCCCTCGGGGTCGATCCATCCGGTGCCGGTCGGGGTGACGATCACCAGGTTCGACCGCTCGAAGGCGCCAATGCGGATCAGCTCGGCCAGCGCAAGCTCGGCCCGCGTCGCTGGATCCTCGGCCGAGTTCAGCCCGACATAGACCCTGAGCGGCTCCCTGACCGGCAGGCCGGACCCGGCAGCCCCGGTCATGGCCGCGATCTCGGCGGCATCGGGTCCGGCAGCGATGGTTTCGCGGCCGGCGCGTCCCAGCCCCTCCCATGTCAGGAGCGACCCCGGCCCGCCGGTCTTCAGCGGATCGGCAGGTTGCGGGCTGTCCTCCTCGAACCGGGCGTCGAGTTCGGCGTAGATGCGGTCCAGCGTCCGCATGACGCCGGTGGCCAGAAGGCCGTTGCCGATCGACCAGAACAGTATCGCCGTCGCAAGCAGTGCGACAAGGGCTGCCTGCGGGCGGGGAAGAACATGCGCGAACAGGCGGGACAGCCTGCGCCGGATGCCCCCGAAGAGCCGCGCCGTCAGGACCAGCAGCCCGAAGACCAGAAGCGCCAGCGCCGCGACCGTAAAGGGATCCGCGCTGTCGATCGGCTCCATGTCCATCAGCGCGCGCAGACGGTTCTGCCAGCCCGCCGCCCACCAGAGCGCGAGCCCCGCCGCCGCGGCGCAGCCGAGCATTGCCGCGGCATCCGCCAGCCGGCGCGCCCGCCCCGTCAGGACGGGCAGTTCCAGCGCGACCCAGACCGCCCGCACCAGCACGCCGATCCCGTATCCGGCCGCAAGGCACAACCCGCCCAGCATGCCCTGCACGACCGGCGCCCGCGGCACGAGGCTCGGCGTCAGGGAGGCCGCGAAGAACAGCGTTCCCAGCATCAGGCCGAAGGCCGAGAACGAGCGCAGGAAGGCCGCCGGGACAGCGCGGGCCTGCGGCTCTCCGGCCGCGTCCTGGTCAGGCAGATCTGCGGGCATGCCAGGCCAGGGCGCCGAGCGACAGACCTTCGGCGACGAGGTTGATCCCCAGCATCAGGCCGATCAGCCAGAAGGCCGTGACCGGCATGCTGGCCCACAGCAGCGCCGACAGGACCACCCCCAGCACGCCGCTCGCGAGGACCCAGACCCAGTTCGGAAGTGGCCGCACCGTCAGGGCGAAGATGATCTTCGACACGCCCTCCATCATGAAGAAGACGATCAGCAGCAGCGAGATCACCACCATGCCCTG
It contains:
- a CDS encoding response regulator transcription factor — encoded protein: MRVLIVEDDPILADGLAVGLGLSGFTADAVGTLADARAALGTDDFAGLVLDIMLPDGSGLTLLRELRASGSRLPILLLTARDRVADRVEGLDAGADDYLGKPFDLDELAARLRAMLRRQDGRAAAQISWNGLVLDPATFAGRHDGRDLRFSRREVALLQALLEHPGRILSKSSLEERLYGWQEEVESNTIEVHIHNLRAKLGRGFIQTVRGAGYRLAAG
- a CDS encoding ATP-binding protein; the encoded protein is MSIRSRLFLILMIATSLVWLSAAALIGQSTRAKVERMLDARLSEAATMVASLIPDQGIAAALGGPLVPPPAAGYHRQLACQVWSVESGILARSAGAPAEEMAGAPGFSTVALGGETWRVFTIETAGLRISVGDRTSARDGLVRDVVMGLLLPAALVLPLLAAVIWLGLARGLAPLRRLEAELHARSPDEVDPLPAHPVPAEIRPVRDALNGLFARLQRAREAERDFTAFAAHELKTPLAGLRMQAQIAARAPDEATRARALSAITASVDRTDRLARQLLDLAAVERAADPADGFSPAGLADEVLADLAPLAEAQKVRIIRQFVPAPRRPQGGFLFRAALRNVVENAIQASPAAAEVTVTLGTDGEQVVLAVRDAGPGIDEAERPKVTQHFYRGAGARPGGSGLGLVIAAEAMARLGGGLTLCPSDGRGQQVELTLPNLPSSPPAAGPTVRATPLAADLRMG
- a CDS encoding DUF3365 domain-containing protein, whose amino-acid sequence is MQAFRTMIGRCGWALLVTVAPLAPPALAEATPEVAQAREATKQLQQTLQQALKDAMATGGPQGAVEACNLQALPLTAQISQDLGVEISRTALRTRNPANAPDAWEEEQLRQFEERLKAGEPAASLEVVREDDAGIHYMKAIPMQEPCVTCHGPEVDPALQDRIRALYPQDTATGFRVGELRGAFTVTIPRK
- a CDS encoding SLAC1 anion channel family protein; this encodes MEASPILTAGHSRLAHYPVAFFTLGMGMMGLTLALRAGEGAFGLGPEASRAALVLSLTLLGLVAAGYLAKALFHPAAVAADWHHPVRIAFFPAMPISLLLLSVALLDEAPSLAGQVWIAGAVLQALLALSVIAAWIGHRPFSHAQLTPAWFIPAVGNVIVPIAGVPLGHPEIAWLFFSGGLVFWIVLLTLVMNRLMFHDPLPGRMVPTLMILVAPPAVSFVAWLKLTGEVGAFGHILLSIAYVFALIVGTQLPKFARMPFALSWWALSFPLAALTIASFAYAEAAASADHRMIGTGLLGLLVLVVSGLVLRTLLGIWRHEICRPE
- a CDS encoding DUF4405 domain-containing protein is translated as MSVHSTPQPRRFSFRAAAVFAVALSCCLMLVSGLVLIAAPSGRLAREVDWTLVGLDRSGWEVLHLAGSVLFVAVVLWHLLLHAAVVKNLLWNAAAHSVSHRRELAVAAAAVTLVAALAVLDLPPASWLRALMGFMRRDFWQDG
- a CDS encoding alpha/beta-hydrolase family protein, which encodes MPADLPDQDAAGEPQARAVPAAFLRSFSAFGLMLGTLFFAASLTPSLVPRAPVVQGMLGGLCLAAGYGIGVLVRAVWVALELPVLTGRARRLADAAAMLGCAAAAGLALWWAAGWQNRLRALMDMEPIDSADPFTVAALALLVFGLLVLTARLFGGIRRRLSRLFAHVLPRPQAALVALLATAILFWSIGNGLLATGVMRTLDRIYAELDARFEEDSPQPADPLKTGGPGSLLTWEGLGRAGRETIAAGPDAAEIAAMTGAAGSGLPVREPLRVYVGLNSAEDPATRAELALAELIRIGAFERSNLVIVTPTGTGWIDPEGRRAMEYVLRGDVASVSVQYSYLASWIALLAAPDYGAETAREVFAAVYGHWTSLPRDRRPRLYLNGLSLGAFNSDLSHDLHQVIGDPYAGALWSGPPFNSRTWKGVAAARNPDTPVWAPQFRDGSVIRFTTQQNRLAEARAPWGPYRVVFLQYPSDAITFYDPSSLWRKPEWMKPPLGPDVSPDLVWIPVVTFLQLTFDLMLAVTPPKGHGHVYAFEHYLDAWAGLTEAPGWTPEALEAVKAAVAAGRG